A region from the Bubalus kerabau isolate K-KA32 ecotype Philippines breed swamp buffalo chromosome 12, PCC_UOA_SB_1v2, whole genome shotgun sequence genome encodes:
- the TSC22D1 gene encoding TSC22 domain family protein 1 isoform X2, translating to MHQPPESTAAAAAADMSARKMAHPAMFPRRGSGGGSASALGAAGTGVGSSAPSAEDFPPPSLLQPPPPAASSLSGPQPPPPQSLNLLSQAQLQAQPLAPGGTQMKKKSGFQITSVTPAQISASISSNNSIAEDTESYDDLDESHTEDLSSSEILDVSLSRATDLGEPERSSSEETLNNFQEAETPGAVSPNQPHLPQPHLPHLPQQNVVINGNAHPHPLHHHHPIHGHHLHHGHHHPSHAGVASTSIPGGPPSSPVSRKLSAAGSSDGVMPVAPTSAVSSSGSPASVMTSVRAPSTTGSLGINSVTGTNTMNNVNITAVGSFNSAVTSSMLGSANISVSSIPSAASVSVGPAVSSGVNVNILSGMGNGTIASSAAFNSAASAAAGMTVGSVSSQQQQPTVNTSRFRVVKLDSTSEPFKKGRWTCTEFYEKENAAVPTTEGVVVNKVVESVRQNPTEATSERESTSGSSVSSSVSTLSHYTESVGSGEMGTLAAPPVQPQPPPTLPGVALPQMDFSSAAPQGISAVSIPQSISQSQISQVQLPSQELGYQPKPGLQPVPLQAGIQPSPVGVVGVTSALGQQPSVASLAQPQLPYSQAAPPVQAPLPGAPPQQVQYGQPAPAVAPPMAPSHGTSVAPNPASEYVQPSPLLQTAVSSGQPTSAGMAVGATVIPMAQPQSIQLPVQPAAVQAQPAGAAGQPVGKAHTTVAAVPPGSQIANIGQQTSLPSALQQPSTQVTPSVIQQGAPPSSQIVPPAPVAMLHQGVQPSASGLPQQLVIAPQSTLLPVPPQPQGVESVAPGVVSKQLPAVSPLPSASSISVTNQVSSAGPSGLPSAPTNLVPSQNIAQAPATQNGNLVQSVSQPPLLASNINLPLAQQLPLSSVQFSAQSLAQAIGSQIEDARRPAEPSLVGLPQTISGDSGGVSAVSDGSSSSLAASASLFPLKVLPLTTPLVDGEDEREQESAVLVPLTEVQGVILEPQIQPRPRRAFDVRGPLSPLNLWRQNIQLLERVGKGFLSTGKHPPSAKGTPLAEPSRMISVTHAATAVWKAVVNGAMHYV from the coding sequence ATGCACCAGCCGCCCGAGTCCACGGCGGCCGCGGCCGCTGCAGACATGAGTGCTAGGAAGATGGCGCACCCGGCAATGTTCCCTCGAAGGGGCAGCGGCGGGGGCAGCGCCTCAGCTCTCGGTGCAGCAGGTACCGGCGTCGGTAGTAGTGCCCCATCTGCCGAGGATTTTCCGCCTCCGTCGCTGCTCCAGCCGCCGCCTCCTGCAGCATCTTCTCTGTCGGGACCACAGCCTCCGCCTCCACAAAGCCTGAACCTCCTTTCGCAGGCTCAGCTGCAGGCACAGCCTCTTGCGCCAGGCGGAAcgcagatgaaaaagaaaagtggctTCCAGATAACGAGCGTGACCCCGGCTCAGATCTCCGCTAGCATCAGCTCGAACAACAGCATCGCAGAGGACACGGAGAGCTACGACGACTTGGATGAGTCTCACACGGAAGATCTGTCGTCTTCCGAGATCCTTGATGTGTCGCTTTCCAGGGCTACGGACTTAGGGGAGCCTGAACGCAGCTCCTCGGAAGAGACTCTCAATAACTTCCAGGAAGCCGAGACACCTGGGGCGGTCTCTCCCAACCAGCCCCACCTTCCTCAGCCTCATTTGCCTCACCTTCCACAACAGAACGTTGTGATCAATGGGAATGCTCATCCACAccccctccatcaccaccatcccatTCATGGCCACCACCTGCACCACGGGCACCACCATCCATCCCATGCCGGGGTGGCCAGTACATCTATCCCTGGAGGGCCGCCCTCAAGCCCAGTGTCCAGAAAACTCTCGGCCGCGGGAAGCTCTGACGGTGTTATGCCAGTTGCACCAACTTCTGCTGTATCATCGAGTGGCTCGCCGGCATCTGTCATGACTAGTGTCCGTGCTCCGAGTACTACCGGCAGCCTAGGTATAAATTCTGTTACGGGCACCAATACGATGAATAACGTTAACATCACTGCTGTGGGTAGTTTTAATTCTGCTGTGACCAGCAGCATGCTTGGTAGCGCTAATATAAGTGTGAGCAGTATCCCCAGTGCTGCTAGTGTGAGTGTCGGGCCTGCAGTGAGCAGCGGGGTTAATGTGAATATCTTGAGTGGCATGGGCAATGGTACGATTGCTTCCTCCGCGGCCTTTAACAGCGCTGCCAGTGCAGCAGCGGGCATGACAGTGGGGTCCGTTTCGAGTCAGCAGCAACAGCCAACCGTTAACACGTCCAGGTTCAGAGTCGTGAAGTTAGATTCTACTTCTGAGCCTTTCAAAAAAGGTCGATGGACTTGCACTGAGTTCTATGAAAAAGAAAACGCCGCCGTACCCACCACCGAAGGGGTGGTGGTAAATAAGGTGGTGGAAAGTGTAAGACAAAACCCGACCGAAGCAACTTCCGAGAGGGAGAGCACGAGTGGGAGCTCCGTGAGCAGCAGCGTCAGCACTCTGAGTCACTACACGGAGAGTGTGGGCAGCGGAGAGATGGGCACCCTAGCAGCCCCGCCGGTGCAGCCGCAGCCGCCCCCGACCCTTCCAGGGGTGGCCCTTCCGCAGATGGACTTCAGTAGCGCCGCTCCACAGGGCATTTCAGCAGTTAGCATCCCTCAGAGTATTTCTCAGTCGCAGATCTCGCAGGTACAGTTACCGTCTCAAGAACTGGGCTATCAGCCGAAGCCAGGTCTTCAACCAGTACCTCTGCAAGCCGGTATTCAGCCGTCACCTGTTGGCGTGGTGGGTGTCACTTCGGCTTTAGGTCAGCAGCCTTCCGTCGCCAGCCTGGCTCAACCCCAACTGCCGTATTCCCAGGCGGCTCCCCCAGTGCAAGCTCCCCTGCCAGGGGCGCCACCCCAACAGGTACAATATGGCCAGCCGGCGCCAGCTGTGGCCCCTCCGATGGCCCCAAGCCACGGTACATCAGTGGCTCCGAACCCAGCCTCCGAGTATGTTCAGCCCTCACCGCTTCTCCAAACAGCGGTATCCTCTGGACAGCCCACTTCTGCAGGGATGGCCGTGGGAGCCACGGTGATTCCTATGGCTCAGCCACAGAGCATCCAGCTCCCAGTGCAGCCCGCGGCAGTGCAAGCACAACCTGCGGGGGCAGCTGGCCAACCTGTTGGCAAGGCTCACACGACAGTAGCTGCTGTACCTCCTGGCAGTCAAATCGCAAATATTGGTCAACAGACAAGCCTACCATCGGCACTGCAGCAGCCCTCCACCCAAGTCACACCTTCAGTTATCCAGCAAGGTGCTCCTCCGTCTTCACAGATAGTGCCACCTGCTCCAGTTGCGATGCTTCATCAGGGAGTTCAGCCCAGCGCTTCAGGCCTTCCTCAACAACTGGTCATCGCACCTCAGAGTACCCTGTTACCTGTGCCTCCCCAGCCACAGGGGGTCGAGTCGGTAGCTCCAGGAGTGGTTTCGAAGCAGTTGCCAGCAGTTAGTCCTTTGCCCTCTGCTAGTAGTATTTCTGTTACGAATCAGGTTAGTTCAGCTGGTCCTTCTGGACTGCCTTCTGCCCCGACAAACTTGGTCCCGTCACAGAATATAGCACAAGCCCCCGCCACTCAGAATGGTAATTTGGTTCAAAGTGTCAGTCAGCCTCCCTTGCTAGCATCTAATATAAATTTGCCTTTGGCACAACAGCTACCACTCAGTTCTGTTCAATTCTCCGCACAATCGTTAGCTCAGGCAATTGGAAGCCAAATCGAAGATGCCAGGCGCCCAGCGGAACCCTCCTTAGTTGGCTTACCTCAGACCATCAGTGGTGACAGTGGGGGAGTGTCAGCAGTTTCAGatggcagtagcagcagccttgCAGCCTCTGCTTCTCTTTTCCCGTTGAAGGTGCTACCGCTGACGACACCCCTGGTGGATGGCGAGGACGAGAG
- the TSC22D1 gene encoding TSC22 domain family protein 1 isoform X4, translated as MHQPPESTAAAAAADMSARKMAHPAMFPRRGSGGGSASALGAAGTGVGSSAPSAEDFPPPSLLQPPPPAASSLSGPQPPPPQSLNLLSQAQLQAQPLAPGGTQMKKKSGFQITSVTPAQISASISSNNSIAEDTESYDDLDESHTEDLSSSEILDVSLSRATDLGEPERSSSEETLNNFQEAETPGAVSPNQPHLPQPHLPHLPQQNVVINGNAHPHPLHHHHPIHGHHLHHGHHHPSHAGVASTSIPGGPPSSPVSRKLSAAGSSDGVMPVAPTSAVSSSGSPASVMTSVRAPSTTGSLGINSVTGTNTMNNVNITAVGSFNSAVTSSMLGSANISVSSIPSAASVSVGPAVSSGVNVNILSGMGNGTIASSAAFNSAASAAAGMTVGSVSSQQQQPTVNTSRFRVVKLDSTSEPFKKGRWTCTEFYEKENAAVPTTEGVVVNKVVESVRQNPTEATSERESTSGSSVSSSVSTLSHYTESVGSGEMGTLAAPPVQPQPPPTLPGVALPQMDFSSAAPQGISAVSIPQSISQSQISQVQLPSQELGYQPKPGLQPVPLQAGIQPSPVGVVGVTSALGQQPSVASLAQPQLPYSQAAPPVQAPLPGAPPQQVQYGQPAPAVAPPMAPSHGTSVAPNPASEYVQPSPLLQTAVSSGQPTSAGMAVGATVIPMAQPQSIQLPVQPAAVQAQPAGAAGQPVGKAHTTVAAVPPGSQIANIGQQTSLPSALQQPSTQVTPSVIQQGAPPSSQIVPPAPVAMLHQGVQPSASGLPQQLVIAPQSTLLPVPPQPQGVESVAPGVVSKQLPAVSPLPSASSISVTNQVSSAGPSGLPSAPTNLVPSQNIAQAPATQNGNLVQSVSQPPLLASNINLPLAQQLPLSSVQFSAQSLAQAIGSQIEDARRPAEPSLVGLPQTISGDSGGVSAVSDGSSSSLAASASLFPLKVLPLTTPLVDGEDEREQESAVLVPLTEVQGVILEPQIQPRPRRAFDVRGPLSPLNLWRQNIQLLERVGKG; from the coding sequence ATGCACCAGCCGCCCGAGTCCACGGCGGCCGCGGCCGCTGCAGACATGAGTGCTAGGAAGATGGCGCACCCGGCAATGTTCCCTCGAAGGGGCAGCGGCGGGGGCAGCGCCTCAGCTCTCGGTGCAGCAGGTACCGGCGTCGGTAGTAGTGCCCCATCTGCCGAGGATTTTCCGCCTCCGTCGCTGCTCCAGCCGCCGCCTCCTGCAGCATCTTCTCTGTCGGGACCACAGCCTCCGCCTCCACAAAGCCTGAACCTCCTTTCGCAGGCTCAGCTGCAGGCACAGCCTCTTGCGCCAGGCGGAAcgcagatgaaaaagaaaagtggctTCCAGATAACGAGCGTGACCCCGGCTCAGATCTCCGCTAGCATCAGCTCGAACAACAGCATCGCAGAGGACACGGAGAGCTACGACGACTTGGATGAGTCTCACACGGAAGATCTGTCGTCTTCCGAGATCCTTGATGTGTCGCTTTCCAGGGCTACGGACTTAGGGGAGCCTGAACGCAGCTCCTCGGAAGAGACTCTCAATAACTTCCAGGAAGCCGAGACACCTGGGGCGGTCTCTCCCAACCAGCCCCACCTTCCTCAGCCTCATTTGCCTCACCTTCCACAACAGAACGTTGTGATCAATGGGAATGCTCATCCACAccccctccatcaccaccatcccatTCATGGCCACCACCTGCACCACGGGCACCACCATCCATCCCATGCCGGGGTGGCCAGTACATCTATCCCTGGAGGGCCGCCCTCAAGCCCAGTGTCCAGAAAACTCTCGGCCGCGGGAAGCTCTGACGGTGTTATGCCAGTTGCACCAACTTCTGCTGTATCATCGAGTGGCTCGCCGGCATCTGTCATGACTAGTGTCCGTGCTCCGAGTACTACCGGCAGCCTAGGTATAAATTCTGTTACGGGCACCAATACGATGAATAACGTTAACATCACTGCTGTGGGTAGTTTTAATTCTGCTGTGACCAGCAGCATGCTTGGTAGCGCTAATATAAGTGTGAGCAGTATCCCCAGTGCTGCTAGTGTGAGTGTCGGGCCTGCAGTGAGCAGCGGGGTTAATGTGAATATCTTGAGTGGCATGGGCAATGGTACGATTGCTTCCTCCGCGGCCTTTAACAGCGCTGCCAGTGCAGCAGCGGGCATGACAGTGGGGTCCGTTTCGAGTCAGCAGCAACAGCCAACCGTTAACACGTCCAGGTTCAGAGTCGTGAAGTTAGATTCTACTTCTGAGCCTTTCAAAAAAGGTCGATGGACTTGCACTGAGTTCTATGAAAAAGAAAACGCCGCCGTACCCACCACCGAAGGGGTGGTGGTAAATAAGGTGGTGGAAAGTGTAAGACAAAACCCGACCGAAGCAACTTCCGAGAGGGAGAGCACGAGTGGGAGCTCCGTGAGCAGCAGCGTCAGCACTCTGAGTCACTACACGGAGAGTGTGGGCAGCGGAGAGATGGGCACCCTAGCAGCCCCGCCGGTGCAGCCGCAGCCGCCCCCGACCCTTCCAGGGGTGGCCCTTCCGCAGATGGACTTCAGTAGCGCCGCTCCACAGGGCATTTCAGCAGTTAGCATCCCTCAGAGTATTTCTCAGTCGCAGATCTCGCAGGTACAGTTACCGTCTCAAGAACTGGGCTATCAGCCGAAGCCAGGTCTTCAACCAGTACCTCTGCAAGCCGGTATTCAGCCGTCACCTGTTGGCGTGGTGGGTGTCACTTCGGCTTTAGGTCAGCAGCCTTCCGTCGCCAGCCTGGCTCAACCCCAACTGCCGTATTCCCAGGCGGCTCCCCCAGTGCAAGCTCCCCTGCCAGGGGCGCCACCCCAACAGGTACAATATGGCCAGCCGGCGCCAGCTGTGGCCCCTCCGATGGCCCCAAGCCACGGTACATCAGTGGCTCCGAACCCAGCCTCCGAGTATGTTCAGCCCTCACCGCTTCTCCAAACAGCGGTATCCTCTGGACAGCCCACTTCTGCAGGGATGGCCGTGGGAGCCACGGTGATTCCTATGGCTCAGCCACAGAGCATCCAGCTCCCAGTGCAGCCCGCGGCAGTGCAAGCACAACCTGCGGGGGCAGCTGGCCAACCTGTTGGCAAGGCTCACACGACAGTAGCTGCTGTACCTCCTGGCAGTCAAATCGCAAATATTGGTCAACAGACAAGCCTACCATCGGCACTGCAGCAGCCCTCCACCCAAGTCACACCTTCAGTTATCCAGCAAGGTGCTCCTCCGTCTTCACAGATAGTGCCACCTGCTCCAGTTGCGATGCTTCATCAGGGAGTTCAGCCCAGCGCTTCAGGCCTTCCTCAACAACTGGTCATCGCACCTCAGAGTACCCTGTTACCTGTGCCTCCCCAGCCACAGGGGGTCGAGTCGGTAGCTCCAGGAGTGGTTTCGAAGCAGTTGCCAGCAGTTAGTCCTTTGCCCTCTGCTAGTAGTATTTCTGTTACGAATCAGGTTAGTTCAGCTGGTCCTTCTGGACTGCCTTCTGCCCCGACAAACTTGGTCCCGTCACAGAATATAGCACAAGCCCCCGCCACTCAGAATGGTAATTTGGTTCAAAGTGTCAGTCAGCCTCCCTTGCTAGCATCTAATATAAATTTGCCTTTGGCACAACAGCTACCACTCAGTTCTGTTCAATTCTCCGCACAATCGTTAGCTCAGGCAATTGGAAGCCAAATCGAAGATGCCAGGCGCCCAGCGGAACCCTCCTTAGTTGGCTTACCTCAGACCATCAGTGGTGACAGTGGGGGAGTGTCAGCAGTTTCAGatggcagtagcagcagccttgCAGCCTCTGCTTCTCTTTTCCCGTTGAAGGTGCTACCGCTGACGACACCCCTGGTGGATGGCGAGGACGAGAG
- the TSC22D1 gene encoding TSC22 domain family protein 1 isoform X1: protein MHQPPESTAAAAAADMSARKMAHPAMFPRRGSGGGSASALGAAGTGVGSSAPSAEDFPPPSLLQPPPPAASSLSGPQPPPPQSLNLLSQAQLQAQPLAPGGTQMKKKSGFQITSVTPAQISASISSNNSIAEDTESYDDLDESHTEDLSSSEILDVSLSRATDLGEPERSSSEETLNNFQEAETPGAVSPNQPHLPQPHLPHLPQQNVVINGNAHPHPLHHHHPIHGHHLHHGHHHPSHAGVASTSIPGGPPSSPVSRKLSAAGSSDGVMPVAPTSAVSSSGSPASVMTSVRAPSTTGSLGINSVTGTNTMNNVNITAVGSFNSAVTSSMLGSANISVSSIPSAASVSVGPAVSSGVNVNILSGMGNGTIASSAAFNSAASAAAGMTVGSVSSQQQQPTVNTSRFRVVKLDSTSEPFKKGRWTCTEFYEKENAAVPTTEGVVVNKVVESVRQNPTEATSERESTSGSSVSSSVSTLSHYTESVGSGEMGTLAAPPVQPQPPPTLPGVALPQMDFSSAAPQGISAVSIPQSISQSQISQVQLPSQELGYQPKPGLQPVPLQAGIQPSPVGVVGVTSALGQQPSVASLAQPQLPYSQAAPPVQAPLPGAPPQQVQYGQPAPAVAPPMAPSHGTSVAPNPASEYVQPSPLLQTAVSSGQPTSAGMAVGATVIPMAQPQSIQLPVQPAAVQAQPAGAAGQPVGKAHTTVAAVPPGSQIANIGQQTSLPSALQQPSTQVTPSVIQQGAPPSSQIVPPAPVAMLHQGVQPSASGLPQQLVIAPQSTLLPVPPQPQGVESVAPGVVSKQLPAVSPLPSASSISVTNQVSSAGPSGLPSAPTNLVPSQNIAQAPATQNGNLVQSVSQPPLLASNINLPLAQQLPLSSVQFSAQSLAQAIGSQIEDARRPAEPSLVGLPQTISGDSGGVSAVSDGSSSSLAASASLFPLKVLPLTTPLVDGEDESSSGASVVAIDNKIEQAMDLVKSHLMYAVREEVEVLKEQIKELIEKNSQLEQENNLLKTLASPEQLAQFQAQLQTGSPPATTQPQGTTQPPAQPASQGSGPTA from the coding sequence ATGCACCAGCCGCCCGAGTCCACGGCGGCCGCGGCCGCTGCAGACATGAGTGCTAGGAAGATGGCGCACCCGGCAATGTTCCCTCGAAGGGGCAGCGGCGGGGGCAGCGCCTCAGCTCTCGGTGCAGCAGGTACCGGCGTCGGTAGTAGTGCCCCATCTGCCGAGGATTTTCCGCCTCCGTCGCTGCTCCAGCCGCCGCCTCCTGCAGCATCTTCTCTGTCGGGACCACAGCCTCCGCCTCCACAAAGCCTGAACCTCCTTTCGCAGGCTCAGCTGCAGGCACAGCCTCTTGCGCCAGGCGGAAcgcagatgaaaaagaaaagtggctTCCAGATAACGAGCGTGACCCCGGCTCAGATCTCCGCTAGCATCAGCTCGAACAACAGCATCGCAGAGGACACGGAGAGCTACGACGACTTGGATGAGTCTCACACGGAAGATCTGTCGTCTTCCGAGATCCTTGATGTGTCGCTTTCCAGGGCTACGGACTTAGGGGAGCCTGAACGCAGCTCCTCGGAAGAGACTCTCAATAACTTCCAGGAAGCCGAGACACCTGGGGCGGTCTCTCCCAACCAGCCCCACCTTCCTCAGCCTCATTTGCCTCACCTTCCACAACAGAACGTTGTGATCAATGGGAATGCTCATCCACAccccctccatcaccaccatcccatTCATGGCCACCACCTGCACCACGGGCACCACCATCCATCCCATGCCGGGGTGGCCAGTACATCTATCCCTGGAGGGCCGCCCTCAAGCCCAGTGTCCAGAAAACTCTCGGCCGCGGGAAGCTCTGACGGTGTTATGCCAGTTGCACCAACTTCTGCTGTATCATCGAGTGGCTCGCCGGCATCTGTCATGACTAGTGTCCGTGCTCCGAGTACTACCGGCAGCCTAGGTATAAATTCTGTTACGGGCACCAATACGATGAATAACGTTAACATCACTGCTGTGGGTAGTTTTAATTCTGCTGTGACCAGCAGCATGCTTGGTAGCGCTAATATAAGTGTGAGCAGTATCCCCAGTGCTGCTAGTGTGAGTGTCGGGCCTGCAGTGAGCAGCGGGGTTAATGTGAATATCTTGAGTGGCATGGGCAATGGTACGATTGCTTCCTCCGCGGCCTTTAACAGCGCTGCCAGTGCAGCAGCGGGCATGACAGTGGGGTCCGTTTCGAGTCAGCAGCAACAGCCAACCGTTAACACGTCCAGGTTCAGAGTCGTGAAGTTAGATTCTACTTCTGAGCCTTTCAAAAAAGGTCGATGGACTTGCACTGAGTTCTATGAAAAAGAAAACGCCGCCGTACCCACCACCGAAGGGGTGGTGGTAAATAAGGTGGTGGAAAGTGTAAGACAAAACCCGACCGAAGCAACTTCCGAGAGGGAGAGCACGAGTGGGAGCTCCGTGAGCAGCAGCGTCAGCACTCTGAGTCACTACACGGAGAGTGTGGGCAGCGGAGAGATGGGCACCCTAGCAGCCCCGCCGGTGCAGCCGCAGCCGCCCCCGACCCTTCCAGGGGTGGCCCTTCCGCAGATGGACTTCAGTAGCGCCGCTCCACAGGGCATTTCAGCAGTTAGCATCCCTCAGAGTATTTCTCAGTCGCAGATCTCGCAGGTACAGTTACCGTCTCAAGAACTGGGCTATCAGCCGAAGCCAGGTCTTCAACCAGTACCTCTGCAAGCCGGTATTCAGCCGTCACCTGTTGGCGTGGTGGGTGTCACTTCGGCTTTAGGTCAGCAGCCTTCCGTCGCCAGCCTGGCTCAACCCCAACTGCCGTATTCCCAGGCGGCTCCCCCAGTGCAAGCTCCCCTGCCAGGGGCGCCACCCCAACAGGTACAATATGGCCAGCCGGCGCCAGCTGTGGCCCCTCCGATGGCCCCAAGCCACGGTACATCAGTGGCTCCGAACCCAGCCTCCGAGTATGTTCAGCCCTCACCGCTTCTCCAAACAGCGGTATCCTCTGGACAGCCCACTTCTGCAGGGATGGCCGTGGGAGCCACGGTGATTCCTATGGCTCAGCCACAGAGCATCCAGCTCCCAGTGCAGCCCGCGGCAGTGCAAGCACAACCTGCGGGGGCAGCTGGCCAACCTGTTGGCAAGGCTCACACGACAGTAGCTGCTGTACCTCCTGGCAGTCAAATCGCAAATATTGGTCAACAGACAAGCCTACCATCGGCACTGCAGCAGCCCTCCACCCAAGTCACACCTTCAGTTATCCAGCAAGGTGCTCCTCCGTCTTCACAGATAGTGCCACCTGCTCCAGTTGCGATGCTTCATCAGGGAGTTCAGCCCAGCGCTTCAGGCCTTCCTCAACAACTGGTCATCGCACCTCAGAGTACCCTGTTACCTGTGCCTCCCCAGCCACAGGGGGTCGAGTCGGTAGCTCCAGGAGTGGTTTCGAAGCAGTTGCCAGCAGTTAGTCCTTTGCCCTCTGCTAGTAGTATTTCTGTTACGAATCAGGTTAGTTCAGCTGGTCCTTCTGGACTGCCTTCTGCCCCGACAAACTTGGTCCCGTCACAGAATATAGCACAAGCCCCCGCCACTCAGAATGGTAATTTGGTTCAAAGTGTCAGTCAGCCTCCCTTGCTAGCATCTAATATAAATTTGCCTTTGGCACAACAGCTACCACTCAGTTCTGTTCAATTCTCCGCACAATCGTTAGCTCAGGCAATTGGAAGCCAAATCGAAGATGCCAGGCGCCCAGCGGAACCCTCCTTAGTTGGCTTACCTCAGACCATCAGTGGTGACAGTGGGGGAGTGTCAGCAGTTTCAGatggcagtagcagcagccttgCAGCCTCTGCTTCTCTTTTCCCGTTGAAGGTGCTACCGCTGACGACACCCCTGGTGGATGGCGAGGACGAGAG